A section of the Gemmatimonadota bacterium genome encodes:
- a CDS encoding integron integrase codes for MSKRTEKTYVRWIRRYMSYHGRTDPAAMGSEEIDQFLSYLAEDLELGADSQNQAASSIAFLYRELYGRDLAARGGITRAKEPHVLPRYAPPGDVDRFLAELRGLPLLASMIIYGAGPRVSEVVDIRVKDLNLTHRELMIRAGKGQKDRITVLPDAAISSIRDQIEAVADQHALDLEAGHGWAHLPGALHRKDPEAGWDLAWQFLLPSTKLTKDEKTNRWGRRPIHITSIQRPIKTAWRRSGVATPITAHVLRHCFATEMVRTGCDVRTLQQLMGHNDIRTTMRYLHFLHRPGLNIESPFDRLPSQQRKRLEGGLSGG; via the coding sequence CTGAGCAAGCGCACTGAGAAAACGTATGTGCGGTGGATTCGCCGCTACATGTCCTATCACGGCAGGACAGATCCCGCGGCGATGGGTAGCGAGGAGATCGACCAGTTCTTGTCCTACTTGGCCGAAGACCTCGAGCTGGGCGCCGACTCACAGAACCAGGCTGCGTCATCGATCGCGTTCCTGTACAGAGAGCTTTACGGGCGGGATTTGGCCGCGCGCGGTGGCATCACCCGGGCTAAGGAGCCCCACGTACTGCCCAGGTACGCACCCCCGGGGGACGTCGATCGTTTTCTGGCGGAGTTGCGAGGGCTGCCGCTCCTCGCGTCGATGATCATCTACGGCGCGGGGCCTCGGGTGAGCGAGGTCGTGGACATCCGTGTGAAGGACCTGAACCTGACACACAGGGAGTTGATGATCCGAGCGGGAAAGGGACAAAAAGATCGGATCACCGTTCTCCCGGACGCCGCCATCAGCTCAATCAGAGACCAGATCGAAGCCGTCGCCGACCAGCATGCGCTCGATCTGGAGGCCGGGCACGGCTGGGCCCACCTTCCGGGCGCCTTGCATCGGAAGGATCCCGAGGCCGGGTGGGATCTGGCATGGCAGTTCCTCCTTCCTTCCACGAAGCTCACCAAGGACGAAAAGACGAATCGATGGGGAAGGCGCCCCATCCACATCACGAGTATCCAACGCCCGATCAAGACCGCCTGGCGTCGGTCGGGCGTGGCTACTCCGATCACCGCGCACGTGCTCCGCCACTGCTTCGCTACTGAGATGGTTCGCACCGGTTGTGACGTGCGTACGCTTCAGCAGCTCATGGGTCACAACGATATCCGCACGACGATGCGGTATCTCCACTTCCTGCACCGACCCGGCCTGAACATCGAGAGCCCATTCGACCGACTCCCAAGCCAGCAGAGAAAACGGCTCGAGGGCGGATTGTCAGGTGGATGA
- a CDS encoding cyanophycinase, translated as MPKSISAPRVLLALIALHACTTGAIQDGDVGPGEPGRLVIIGGALQADNATVYQAIVEARAGGGPLCVVPTASSDPEESMAGAVQRLAEYAGVGSVKGILISTEDPARAQDPSVVAELAACSGFYFTGGSQSRIVDVFLPAGDTTEAYRAVKQRWLEGAVVAGSSAGAAMMSRVMISGGSSAEAVSDGVAADQDADGVQIRQGMGFFEPLLDQHFLARGRIGRLLISVIQTDLPQVGFGIDENTALIVEGDSAVVVGASGVIVVDGRTARRTAAHRASELTVSLAGAGDVIDLRTLEIRVRSDKRAVPIVDASVELPEDPFARWAFLHLVAGLARSSAREATFDLSDATLRVVKDAGFSASMVESTGGVEMTPMGLSAGPFRVDLLPSGS; from the coding sequence ATGCCCAAGTCGATCAGTGCTCCTCGTGTCCTTCTGGCCCTGATCGCGCTCCATGCGTGTACGACGGGGGCCATCCAGGATGGCGACGTGGGTCCTGGCGAGCCCGGTCGCTTGGTCATCATTGGAGGCGCGCTCCAAGCGGACAACGCGACCGTGTACCAGGCCATTGTGGAGGCTCGGGCGGGGGGCGGCCCGCTATGCGTGGTTCCGACTGCCAGCTCTGACCCCGAAGAGTCGATGGCCGGTGCGGTGCAGAGGTTGGCTGAGTACGCCGGAGTTGGTTCGGTAAAGGGTATCCTCATTTCGACTGAGGACCCCGCTCGGGCTCAGGATCCGTCCGTTGTCGCCGAACTGGCGGCCTGCTCCGGCTTCTACTTCACAGGCGGATCCCAAAGCCGAATCGTCGATGTATTCCTTCCGGCGGGGGATACCACGGAGGCGTATCGCGCGGTAAAGCAGCGGTGGCTGGAGGGTGCTGTTGTCGCGGGCTCCAGCGCCGGGGCGGCCATGATGAGCCGTGTGATGATCTCCGGCGGGAGCTCTGCTGAGGCCGTTTCCGACGGGGTCGCGGCTGATCAGGACGCTGACGGTGTCCAGATCCGCCAAGGCATGGGTTTCTTCGAGCCGTTGCTGGACCAGCATTTCCTGGCGCGAGGCCGGATCGGGCGACTCCTCATTTCTGTCATCCAGACGGACTTGCCCCAGGTCGGGTTCGGGATCGACGAGAACACGGCTCTCATCGTTGAGGGCGACTCCGCGGTAGTTGTCGGCGCTTCCGGCGTCATTGTGGTTGACGGCCGCACGGCGAGGCGGACCGCAGCGCACCGCGCGTCGGAGTTGACGGTGAGTCTGGCTGGGGCGGGGGATGTCATCGACCTGCGGACACTTGAGATAAGGGTGCGAAGCGACAAGAGGGCGGTGCCCATTGTTGACGCGTCCGTTGAGCTGCCTGAAGACCCGTTTGCACGATGGGCCTTCCTTCATTTGGTGGCGGGACTGGCTCGCAGCTCGGCTCGGGAGGCCACCTTCGACTTGTCGGACGCGACTCTACGGGTCGTCAAAGATGCTGGCTTCTCCGCGTCCATGGTGGAGTCCACCGGTGGGGTCGAGATGACTCCGATGGGCCTGTCGGCGGGGCCCTTCAGAGTGGACCTGCTGCCATCGGGTTCTTGA
- a CDS encoding type II toxin-antitoxin system Phd/YefM family antitoxin, which yields MSSLRPSQDIQPLSAFRANAAGFLKSVRESQRPLILTQHGKSAAVVLDVEHYEALIEELEVIRDIRQARAELESGEGIPHETAMAELRARVSL from the coding sequence ATGTCGAGTCTAAGGCCGAGTCAAGATATTCAGCCCCTGTCCGCCTTCCGGGCGAATGCTGCCGGCTTCCTGAAAAGTGTCCGCGAGTCGCAACGACCGCTCATTCTTACTCAGCACGGGAAAAGTGCTGCGGTCGTTCTCGATGTCGAGCACTACGAAGCCCTTATCGAGGAGCTGGAGGTGATCCGGGATATCAGGCAGGCGCGGGCGGAGCTCGAAAGCGGCGAGGGGATTCCTCACGAGACGGCGATGGCAGAACTCCGGGCAAGAGTCAGTCTTTGA
- a CDS encoding type II toxin-antitoxin system RelE/ParE family toxin, with product MKVVWSPLALRRAADIVDFIGKDRPQGALDWIEGLEERLTALPGLPEQGRVVPEWYERTVRELIYHRHRVIYEVHQDHVEILTIRHSRAAAWRIGGRVIGR from the coding sequence TTGAAGGTTGTCTGGTCGCCGCTTGCTCTACGCCGGGCCGCCGACATCGTCGATTTCATCGGGAAGGACCGTCCGCAAGGTGCGCTGGACTGGATCGAGGGGCTCGAAGAGCGCTTGACGGCGCTCCCTGGGTTGCCGGAGCAGGGCCGCGTCGTGCCCGAATGGTACGAGCGGACGGTTCGTGAGCTGATCTACCACCGGCATCGCGTCATCTACGAGGTCCACCAAGACCATGTGGAAATCCTCACCATCCGCCACAGTCGGGCAGCAGCTTGGCGAATTGGGGGACGAGTAATCGGGCGGTGA
- a CDS encoding type II toxin-antitoxin system HicB family antitoxin — translation MIEYQGYTGVFEFDAELALFAGHVVDLRDELYFEGESVEELSESMRRAVDQYLEVCKIRGEKPEKPFSGRFNVRVGPTTHRQIAAAAAAAGLSMNEWIGGLLESGLSAIDRAAEVLVLDDSRKTKSKGASSTKSKSPAPRRKVPKPRAAKAAAAKAPAKAASATARARKAKTSASRKPATKAR, via the coding sequence ATGATTGAATATCAGGGGTATACAGGTGTGTTCGAGTTCGACGCGGAACTCGCGCTGTTCGCCGGACACGTAGTGGATCTACGCGACGAGCTCTATTTCGAAGGCGAGTCTGTAGAGGAGCTATCCGAGTCGATGCGTCGCGCTGTGGATCAATACCTCGAGGTGTGCAAGATCCGGGGCGAGAAGCCGGAGAAGCCGTTCTCGGGACGATTCAACGTGAGGGTCGGCCCCACCACACATCGACAGATCGCGGCGGCGGCCGCAGCGGCAGGACTCTCCATGAATGAGTGGATCGGTGGACTGCTGGAGTCTGGATTATCAGCCATAGACCGAGCGGCTGAGGTCTTGGTGCTCGACGACTCTAGAAAGACGAAGTCCAAGGGAGCCAGCTCAACGAAGTCCAAGTCTCCTGCCCCTCGGCGGAAGGTCCCGAAGCCGCGGGCGGCGAAAGCGGCGGCAGCGAAGGCACCGGCCAAGGCTGCGTCAGCGACGGCTAGAGCGCGTAAGGCGAAAACATCAGCAAGCCGGAAGCCGGCTACCAAGGCTCGCTGA
- a CDS encoding PIN domain-containing protein, producing the protein MTRVLLDINVVLDVLASREPFADDAEAVLRHVEARAVEGLVAAHTITTLHFLLSKHMGKAKARRVLTDLLHVVRVVPVDEDRIRHALALDWTDFEDAAQAACAEKAEADYLVTRDKRGFKKSPVKTVTPPELLALIA; encoded by the coding sequence GTGACGAGGGTCCTTCTCGACATCAACGTCGTGCTCGACGTCCTGGCTAGTAGAGAGCCGTTCGCCGATGATGCCGAGGCCGTACTTCGGCACGTCGAGGCTCGGGCCGTCGAAGGGCTGGTCGCCGCCCACACGATCACGACCCTGCACTTTCTCCTCTCGAAGCACATGGGGAAAGCGAAGGCCCGGAGAGTCCTCACGGATCTGCTCCATGTGGTCCGAGTAGTGCCCGTGGACGAAGACCGCATTCGCCATGCTCTGGCTCTGGACTGGACGGACTTCGAGGATGCGGCTCAGGCGGCGTGCGCCGAGAAGGCCGAGGCTGACTATCTCGTCACACGCGATAAGAGAGGCTTCAAGAAGTCCCCGGTGAAGACCGTCACCCCACCCGAACTGCTTGCCCTCATCGCGTAG
- a CDS encoding MBL fold metallo-hydrolase: MRQLALLCHFLIGGLVSVEAKAQETPRTRLVLLGTGTPNADPERSGPATAIVVDDRAYLIDAGPGIVRRAAMAARDRGIPALRVARLHHVFLTHLHSDHTVGLPDLLLSPWVLDRPVPLNVYGPPGTKKMMDGIVEAWSADITVRIDGPEPRDANRDAYRALTTEIEPGLVYEDDLVKVYAILVDHGGWEQPVGYRFEGPDRTIVISGDAAPSASIVEACGGCDILVHEVYSAERLPTRPPAWQRYHTSFHTSTVELADIANRARPGLLVLYHHLMWGTDDEGLIREIRAAGYSGPLVSGKDLDVY; this comes from the coding sequence ATGCGCCAGCTCGCACTCCTCTGTCACTTCCTCATCGGCGGGTTGGTGAGCGTTGAGGCCAAGGCTCAGGAGACGCCTCGCACACGGCTGGTGCTGCTCGGCACCGGGACGCCCAACGCAGACCCCGAGCGCTCGGGTCCGGCCACCGCGATCGTGGTAGACGACCGAGCCTACCTCATCGACGCTGGTCCCGGCATCGTGCGGCGCGCCGCTATGGCGGCTCGCGACCGGGGAATCCCTGCTCTGCGAGTGGCGCGGCTCCACCACGTGTTCCTCACGCATCTGCACTCCGACCACACGGTCGGATTGCCGGACCTGCTACTCAGTCCATGGGTTCTGGATCGCCCCGTGCCGCTCAACGTCTACGGTCCGCCCGGCACGAAGAAGATGATGGACGGGATCGTCGAGGCGTGGTCGGCGGATATCACCGTGCGCATCGATGGCCCTGAGCCGCGCGACGCCAACCGTGACGCCTACCGCGCGCTGACCACGGAGATCGAGCCCGGGCTCGTGTACGAGGACGATCTCGTGAAGGTCTACGCGATCCTCGTGGACCACGGTGGTTGGGAACAACCGGTGGGATACCGCTTCGAGGGTCCGGACCGGACCATCGTCATCAGCGGTGACGCGGCGCCGAGCGCATCGATCGTGGAGGCATGCGGCGGGTGCGACATCCTGGTGCACGAGGTCTACAGTGCCGAGCGACTTCCCACGCGCCCTCCTGCTTGGCAGCGCTACCACACCAGTTTCCACACGTCCACCGTGGAGCTCGCGGACATCGCGAACCGCGCACGACCGGGGCTGCTGGTCCTATACCACCACCTTATGTGGGGCACTGACGACGAGGGTCTGATCCGGGAAATCCGGGCCGCCGGCTACTCCGGACCGCTCGTGTCGGGGAAGGACCTCGATGTCTACTAG
- a CDS encoding UvrD-helicase domain-containing protein yields MNDPAVITLPFPDAQERARIGDDLDTNLLVEAGAGSGKTTELVARMVALVASGVATVDEIAAVTFTRKAAAALRERFQMYLEERVGELSEPEGDDLVRERLSTALDDIDRVFVGTIHAFCSRLLRERPLEVGLDPAFEELAIEERLRLRRHFWEAYLERLTRDADPILEELSDAGLRPSRLRGLFGHLVENPDVHFPTDDTQPPSAAELSEVRAVLVDLVDRAWELMPDHEPNRGWDPLQKKLRTLHFTRDVTGWKEPADFFDALSRLCKRGPRGHSITQNRWRDGSMAKALCRRVDEFGVGDTAARDLVNRWYAHRYALAVRLARHAALEFAEHRKRTARLDFQDLLLLTAELLRSNPHVRRQLGRRYRRLLVDEFQDTDPLQAEIMLLLSSDPDVDDEDASHEGDGPAEGADWRSAVPRDGALFVVGDPKQSIYRFRRADIQLYGFVKDRFRDFGAVLELTTNFRSRPPIGDLVNELFDAEGFFPTSATPEQAGFEPLNTRPGEPTSREGVFWYAVAPDAARGSAAADDDAARIASWIASRVASGERSSGDFMILTRTRSHLDSYARALEAFSLPVQVTGAGVGVESELRELQAVLACLIDPTNPVKVVAVLVGLFFGIDYERLVQHRLDGGAFDVIRPRERGQADVAQALQTLNEWWRVSTVQPADIFVSRLTSELGLLPFAAAGELGTLRAGALVYALDAVRAAALAGDASLPGALEALQAALELAEAEAPLEPGRPDVVRLMNLHQAKGLEAEVVILADPTGSRARIPEIHMHRTDDGTAVGYLRVTEFRDGFRGDQVLARPEGWADHESTESRFQAAEEVRLLYVAVTRAKKELVVARWPDGNDRSPWRALDPWLDEHAEELELEASEPEPREQLELTPEAVEKMRREAADRLEALSTPSFVYRSVTELSKRGEPAPTGAPADGDQGDRQAFRGFSWGSAVHGALAAAGKGTTPEALRAACRDLLVEYERPLDDHGDPTELDELLGVVESVLASDLWQRAHRAERVLSEVPFAASQPTDLGVDDAPAAGPPRDARGPDERPRKQLDLFSLDAIQESESEPAPEEPSGAHQVLEGVIDLAFLEADGWVIADYKTDLGTDPDFGTRLDAYRRQVDLYAEAWARLTGEPVKERVLFFTAQGRVESW; encoded by the coding sequence ATGAATGACCCCGCGGTGATCACCCTCCCGTTTCCGGACGCGCAGGAGCGCGCGCGCATTGGCGACGACCTCGACACGAACTTGCTCGTAGAAGCCGGTGCCGGGTCGGGGAAGACCACCGAGCTCGTAGCGCGCATGGTGGCCCTCGTGGCTTCGGGGGTGGCAACCGTCGACGAGATCGCCGCCGTGACGTTCACGCGCAAGGCCGCTGCCGCGCTGCGTGAGCGCTTCCAGATGTATCTCGAGGAACGCGTCGGTGAACTTAGTGAGCCGGAGGGCGACGACCTGGTGCGAGAGCGGCTCTCTACGGCGCTGGACGACATCGACCGGGTTTTCGTTGGCACGATCCACGCGTTTTGCTCCCGACTGTTGCGTGAACGGCCCTTGGAGGTCGGCCTCGATCCGGCGTTCGAAGAGCTCGCCATCGAGGAACGCTTGCGGCTACGTCGACACTTTTGGGAGGCGTATCTCGAACGACTCACCCGCGACGCGGACCCGATTCTGGAAGAGCTGTCGGACGCAGGGCTGCGCCCCTCGCGGCTGCGAGGTTTGTTCGGCCATCTGGTCGAGAATCCGGACGTGCACTTTCCGACGGACGACACTCAACCTCCTTCAGCCGCGGAGCTCAGCGAGGTCCGAGCGGTCTTGGTCGACCTCGTTGATCGCGCGTGGGAGCTCATGCCGGATCATGAACCGAACCGCGGCTGGGATCCGCTCCAGAAGAAACTGAGGACGCTCCACTTCACCCGCGACGTCACAGGGTGGAAAGAGCCGGCCGACTTCTTCGACGCGCTGTCACGTCTCTGCAAGCGGGGCCCACGGGGCCATTCGATTACGCAGAACCGGTGGAGGGACGGATCGATGGCGAAGGCGCTGTGCCGTCGGGTCGACGAGTTCGGCGTCGGAGACACGGCGGCCCGCGATCTGGTGAACCGATGGTACGCGCATCGCTACGCGCTCGCGGTTCGCCTGGCACGACACGCCGCGCTCGAGTTTGCCGAGCACCGGAAACGGACCGCACGGCTCGATTTCCAGGACCTGCTGCTGCTGACCGCCGAGTTGCTCAGGTCGAACCCACACGTTCGCCGACAGCTGGGGCGGCGGTACCGACGCCTTCTGGTGGACGAGTTCCAGGACACCGATCCGCTGCAGGCGGAGATCATGCTGCTGCTTTCTTCGGATCCCGACGTCGACGACGAGGACGCATCGCACGAGGGAGACGGTCCGGCTGAGGGGGCGGACTGGCGCTCCGCGGTCCCCAGAGACGGAGCGCTCTTCGTGGTCGGGGACCCGAAGCAGAGTATTTATCGGTTCCGGCGCGCGGACATCCAGCTTTACGGATTCGTCAAGGACCGTTTCCGCGACTTCGGAGCCGTGCTCGAACTCACGACCAACTTCCGCTCGCGTCCGCCGATCGGGGATCTGGTCAATGAGCTGTTCGATGCCGAGGGATTCTTCCCCACGTCGGCGACTCCGGAGCAGGCGGGCTTCGAGCCGCTGAACACGCGGCCAGGAGAGCCGACCTCGCGCGAGGGCGTCTTCTGGTACGCCGTGGCCCCCGACGCTGCCCGAGGTTCCGCGGCGGCAGACGACGATGCCGCGCGTATCGCGAGCTGGATCGCGAGCCGGGTCGCCTCCGGAGAACGGTCGAGCGGAGACTTCATGATCCTCACGAGGACGCGGTCCCACCTCGACAGCTACGCACGAGCTTTGGAGGCCTTCAGCCTGCCGGTCCAGGTCACCGGTGCGGGTGTCGGCGTCGAGAGCGAGCTACGTGAGCTGCAAGCGGTCCTGGCGTGCCTGATCGACCCGACCAATCCAGTGAAGGTCGTCGCGGTTTTGGTCGGGCTCTTCTTCGGCATCGACTACGAGCGACTGGTTCAGCACCGTCTCGACGGAGGTGCCTTCGACGTCATCCGGCCGCGGGAGCGCGGGCAAGCCGACGTAGCGCAAGCGTTGCAAACCCTGAACGAATGGTGGCGAGTCTCGACGGTGCAACCGGCGGACATCTTCGTCTCGAGACTCACGAGCGAGCTCGGCCTGCTGCCGTTCGCCGCCGCCGGTGAGCTAGGGACGCTCCGAGCAGGTGCGCTCGTATACGCATTGGACGCGGTTCGCGCTGCGGCACTCGCGGGTGACGCTTCATTGCCGGGAGCGCTCGAGGCGCTCCAGGCGGCGCTCGAGCTCGCGGAAGCCGAGGCTCCTCTGGAGCCCGGGCGCCCGGATGTCGTGCGTCTCATGAACCTGCATCAGGCGAAGGGTCTCGAGGCCGAGGTCGTGATCCTGGCGGACCCGACTGGTTCGAGGGCCAGAATCCCCGAGATTCACATGCACCGGACGGACGACGGCACCGCGGTCGGGTATCTGCGCGTCACGGAGTTCCGAGATGGTTTCCGCGGAGATCAGGTCCTGGCGCGACCCGAGGGCTGGGCGGATCACGAGTCCACGGAGAGTCGCTTCCAAGCGGCTGAGGAGGTGCGGCTGCTCTACGTTGCGGTGACCCGTGCGAAGAAGGAGCTGGTGGTCGCGCGTTGGCCGGATGGAAACGACCGGTCGCCCTGGCGGGCCCTCGACCCGTGGTTGGACGAACACGCGGAGGAACTCGAGCTGGAGGCGAGCGAGCCCGAGCCGCGGGAGCAACTGGAGCTGACCCCTGAGGCCGTGGAGAAAATGCGACGCGAGGCCGCGGACCGGCTCGAGGCGCTCAGCACACCCTCGTTCGTGTACCGTTCGGTGACCGAGCTCTCGAAGCGGGGCGAACCGGCTCCGACGGGTGCTCCGGCGGACGGCGACCAGGGCGACAGGCAGGCCTTCCGTGGCTTTTCGTGGGGAAGCGCGGTTCATGGGGCGCTCGCCGCAGCCGGGAAAGGTACTACACCGGAAGCGCTGCGTGCCGCGTGCCGTGATTTGCTCGTCGAGTACGAGAGACCGTTGGATGACCACGGGGATCCGACCGAATTGGACGAACTGCTCGGCGTCGTGGAATCCGTGCTTGCGTCGGATCTGTGGCAGAGAGCGCACCGGGCCGAACGCGTGCTCTCCGAAGTGCCCTTTGCCGCGTCGCAGCCCACCGACCTAGGCGTCGACGACGCGCCGGCCGCGGGCCCGCCGCGCGACGCGCGCGGTCCCGATGAGAGGCCGCGCAAGCAGCTCGACCTCTTCTCTCTAGATGCGATCCAGGAAAGCGAGAGCGAGCCGGCGCCCGAAGAGCCTTCTGGAGCCCACCAGGTCCTCGAAGGCGTGATCGACCTGGCGTTCTTGGAGGCGGACGGTTGGGTGATCGCCGACTACAAGACCGACCTGGGGACCGACCCAGACTTCGGAACGCGGCTGGACGCCTATCGGCGGCAAGTCGACTTGTACGCGGAGGCGTGGGCCCGGCTCACGGGTGAGCCGGTGAAGGAGCGCGTCCTTTTCTTCACGGCACAGGGACGCGTGGAGTCCTGGTAA
- a CDS encoding aldo/keto reductase has product MTSGSGDLGRYVLAGDYSISRIIQGGWQFSSGHRLTAEGLDDALEVLVRSADLGLTTFDCADIYSGVEELYGRFITRWKSTSHAAPLQIHTKFVPDYSTLDRVDRAYVERSVNRSLSRLGVDRLDLVQYYWWRDDVPGMEEAVGWLGDLQAAGKIRHVAATNMSVDRLRRIEDAGIRIVADQVQYSALDRRPEAGLAEHASSTGMRLLSYGTLAGGFLTDRWLESNEPSDLANRSLVKYRLIIDEFGGWAPFQRLLGELGEIARECGVDLATVALRFVLDQPHVAAVIVGATKVGQMERNVRALAFTLSATDHARIRRHVDAAPGPLGEVFGLERDRDGPHGRIMRYDLNSEAS; this is encoded by the coding sequence GTGACGAGCGGCTCCGGAGACCTCGGGAGGTACGTGCTCGCCGGCGACTACTCGATCTCCCGAATCATTCAGGGGGGGTGGCAGTTCTCCAGTGGGCATCGGCTCACCGCGGAGGGCCTGGATGACGCGCTCGAGGTGCTGGTACGGTCGGCCGATCTCGGTTTAACCACGTTTGACTGCGCGGATATCTACTCAGGCGTGGAAGAGCTGTACGGGCGGTTCATCACACGTTGGAAGAGCACGTCGCACGCTGCGCCGCTCCAGATCCACACGAAGTTCGTGCCTGACTACTCCACATTGGACCGCGTGGATCGCGCGTACGTCGAGCGCAGCGTCAACCGGTCGCTCTCACGCCTCGGCGTCGACCGGCTGGACCTCGTTCAGTACTACTGGTGGCGCGACGATGTCCCGGGCATGGAGGAGGCCGTGGGCTGGCTCGGCGATCTCCAGGCGGCGGGCAAGATTCGCCACGTCGCCGCAACGAACATGAGCGTCGACCGTCTGCGTAGGATCGAGGACGCGGGGATCCGCATTGTCGCAGACCAGGTGCAGTACTCGGCGCTCGATCGTCGGCCCGAGGCGGGCCTGGCCGAGCACGCATCTTCCACCGGAATGCGATTGCTCAGCTACGGCACACTGGCGGGCGGCTTCCTCACCGACCGTTGGTTGGAGAGCAACGAACCATCGGACCTCGCGAACCGTTCGTTGGTGAAGTATCGGCTCATCATCGATGAATTCGGCGGTTGGGCCCCATTCCAGCGGCTGCTCGGCGAACTCGGGGAGATCGCGCGAGAGTGTGGCGTGGATCTGGCCACGGTCGCCCTACGTTTCGTGCTCGATCAGCCTCACGTTGCCGCCGTGATCGTAGGCGCGACGAAGGTCGGGCAGATGGAACGCAACGTCCGTGCGCTGGCTTTCACTCTGTCCGCCACCGACCATGCTCGCATCCGCCGGCACGTGGACGCCGCGCCTGGGCCCTTGGGTGAAGTGTTCGGCTTGGAGCGCGATCGAGACGGGCCGCACGGCCGCATCATGCGGTACGACCTCAACAGCGAAGCTTCCTGA
- a CDS encoding TIGR04076 family protein encodes MPLSAHDEFTLYDLRVEVVMGDRPMVCNHKVGDYFELSGENLTIPPGQTFPIYSLAALLPLLPAKQRKTDPNDWMTTDTEVACPDPLCGARFRITRTGTTTFRHSEVTRVPLEGVDGT; translated from the coding sequence CTGCCGTTGTCCGCACACGATGAGTTCACGCTCTACGACCTTCGCGTCGAGGTCGTAATGGGTGACCGACCCATGGTCTGCAACCACAAGGTCGGAGACTACTTCGAGCTGTCCGGTGAGAACCTCACTATCCCTCCGGGCCAGACGTTCCCGATCTACTCGCTGGCGGCGCTGCTCCCTCTGCTGCCGGCAAAGCAGCGCAAGACGGACCCAAACGATTGGATGACGACCGACACGGAGGTGGCGTGCCCGGATCCGCTGTGCGGCGCCCGATTCCGGATCACGCGCACGGGAACCACGACGTTCCGGCACTCCGAGGTCACCCGCGTCCCGCTGGAGGGCGTTGACGGGACGTGA
- a CDS encoding DUF126 domain-containing protein — MGVVVGRVLVAGEGEGPFLRLDQAISFWGGVDPVSGTIADPRHANYGASISGTVLAISSSVGSSSSSAIMLELLREGTAPAAILLGKADAILPLGVIVGQELGYAGIPVLEVPVSELASFEQGVMLHVTPKGIVTQAGS, encoded by the coding sequence ATGGGCGTGGTAGTGGGCCGCGTCCTGGTGGCGGGCGAGGGCGAGGGACCGTTCTTGAGGCTCGATCAGGCGATCAGTTTTTGGGGTGGGGTCGATCCCGTTTCAGGTACGATTGCTGATCCGAGACACGCGAACTACGGTGCGTCGATTTCCGGGACGGTCCTCGCGATCTCATCCTCGGTGGGCTCGAGCTCGTCGAGCGCGATCATGCTGGAGCTGCTGCGCGAGGGCACGGCGCCGGCGGCGATTCTTCTGGGAAAAGCCGACGCGATCCTGCCGCTGGGCGTAATCGTTGGCCAGGAGCTCGGGTACGCGGGCATCCCCGTCTTGGAAGTGCCGGTCTCCGAACTCGCGAGCTTCGAACAGGGCGTGATGCTCCACGTGACGCCCAAGGGGATCGTGACTCAGGCAGGCTCGTGA